The genomic DNA TAGAGGCCAACCAGCAGTTTGGCGAGCGAGCTCTTGCCCGAGCCGCTGCGGCCAATGATGCCGATTTTCTCGCCGGGACGAATCACCAGGTTGATGTTCTTCAGCGCCGGGTTCTGTTGCTCCGGGTAGGTGAAATTCAGTTGACGGCATTCGATGGCGCCTTGCAGAACCTTGCGGCTCAGCGGACGCTCTTCGAAATTGCGCTCTTGCGGCAGCTCCATCATCTGGTCGACCGAGGTCATGGTCACCCGCGCCTGCTGATAACGGGTCAGCAGACCGGACAACGATGCCAACGGGCTGAGCGCGCGACCGCTGAGCATGTAGCAGGCAATCAGACCGCCCATGCTCAGGTGGCCATCGATGATCTGGTACACGCCGAAGACGATCATGATCACCCCGGCCAGTTGCTGGATCAGCAGGGTGATGTTCATCGCCAGACCGGAGAGCATTTTCACCCGCAGTTCGAGGCGGCTGAGGGTGCCGATGGTCTGTTCCCACTGGTATTGACGTTCGCTTTCGGCGTTGTTGACCTTGACCGCGTCGAGGCCGGCGAGGGTTTCGATCAGGCTCGACTGGCGCTCGGCGCCGAGGGCCATGGTCCGTTCCATGGTGGCCACCAGCGGCTTCTGCAGCGCGTAACCGATCAGCAGGGCAATCGGAAACGCCAGCACCGGAATCCACACCAGATGCCCGCCGAGAATGGCGATGACGATGAAGATCAGAATGGTGAACGGCAGGTCGATCAGGCTGGTCAGGGTCAGCGAGGCGAGGAAGTCGCGCAGGCTCTGAAACTCGTGGATGTTCTGCGCGAAACTGCCGACACGCGCCGGGCGGTATTTCATGGCCATGCCGACGATGCGCTCAAACAGCGTCGCGGAGATGATCAGGTCGGTTTTCTTCCCGGCCAGATCCAGGCACAGACTGCGCAGGCTCTTGAGGATCAGGTCGAAGATGTAGGCGCCGGTGATGCCCAAGGCGAGCACCCACAGGGTCGCTTCGGCCTGGTTCGGCACCACGCGGTCGTAGACGTTCATCACGAACAGCGGCGCGGCCATGGCGATGATGTTGATCAGGAAACTGGCGGCGATGGCATCGGCGTACAGCCAGCGCGAGCGCTTGAGGGTGTCGCGGAACCACGAACGCGCGCGCGGGATCAGCGTGCCGTGGTTGACGTCGAATTTGTGTTGGGGTTGGGCGAAAAAGACTTTGCCGGTGTAGTCGTCGGCCAGCAGCTCGCGGCCGACCACGGATTCGCCGCCGTCGCTTTCGCTGAGCAGCACCCGTGCTTCGTTTTCACCTTGCCAGCCAAGCAGGATGGCACTGCGGCCGTCCTTGAGCAGCAACAAAGCCGGCATGGCGATTGCCGGAATTTCTTCCAGCTTGCGCTGCAGCACCCGACCTTGCAGGCCGGCGCGAGCCGCCGCGCGGGGCAGCAACTCGACACTCAGACGTTGTTTGGGCAGCGGCAGGCCGGTGGTCAGCATCGCCGCGCTGGCGGGCTTCTGGTGCAGCATGCAAAGGGCGAGCAGACCGTCCAGCAACGGATCGTCGTGCAACGCGCGTGGATCATGACTGAGATGAACTCGACTGACTTCTGATTCCACGCTCGACACTCTTTGGCAATTGAAAAGGGATAACTCAATTCATCCCAGGCAACTGGACCTTGGGCTTCACGTCGTTCTGCACAACGGATGCCAACGGTGCAACCACTCCCTGGCTTCTGAGCAACTCGCCCATGGTCGCCTTGATTCGATACTGAGTAAATAACTGAATGTTTTTGATTTCAGCCAGACGCCGCGAAGCGGTGAACAACTCGTTTTCGCTGTCGAGCAAGTCGAGCAGGGTACGTTCGCCAAGGCTGAACTGACGCTGGTAAGCGGTGCGCACCGAGGTGCTGTGATCGACGTACTGCTGAGCAATCGGCACTTGCGCGTTAGCGTTGTTCAGGGCGTTCCAGGCCAGGCCCAGCTCTTCATTCAACTGACGCAGGGCGTTGTTGCGGATGTCCAGCGCCTGGTTCGACAGGTACGACTTGGATTCCAGATCCGCCTTGTTGCTGCCGCCCGAATACAGGTTGAAGCGCATGCGCAGCATGGCCTGCCATTCGTTGTTGTGACCATTCTGACCGTCGAGATCGTTGTCGGCAGTGCGGCCCAGTTCGGCATCAAAGCGTGGGTAAAAGGTCGACTTGGCGGTTTGGTACTGTTTCTCGGCGGCGGCGATGTCGGATTCG from Pseudomonas baetica includes the following:
- a CDS encoding type I secretion system permease/ATPase, whose translation is MESEVSRVHLSHDPRALHDDPLLDGLLALCMLHQKPASAAMLTTGLPLPKQRLSVELLPRAAARAGLQGRVLQRKLEEIPAIAMPALLLLKDGRSAILLGWQGENEARVLLSESDGGESVVGRELLADDYTGKVFFAQPQHKFDVNHGTLIPRARSWFRDTLKRSRWLYADAIAASFLINIIAMAAPLFVMNVYDRVVPNQAEATLWVLALGITGAYIFDLILKSLRSLCLDLAGKKTDLIISATLFERIVGMAMKYRPARVGSFAQNIHEFQSLRDFLASLTLTSLIDLPFTILIFIVIAILGGHLVWIPVLAFPIALLIGYALQKPLVATMERTMALGAERQSSLIETLAGLDAVKVNNAESERQYQWEQTIGTLSRLELRVKMLSGLAMNITLLIQQLAGVIMIVFGVYQIIDGHLSMGGLIACYMLSGRALSPLASLSGLLTRYQQARVTMTSVDQMMELPQERNFEERPLSRKVLQGAIECRQLNFTYPEQQNPALKNINLVIRPGEKIGIIGRSGSGKSSLAKLLVGLYQPDDGALLVDGVDIRQIDVSELRHNIGYVPQDIQLLAGTLRDNLVSGARYVEDELVLQAAELAGVHEFARLHPQGYELQVGERGQNLSGGQRQNVALARALLLNPPILLMDEPTSAMDNTGEERLKQRLAAVIENKTVVLVTHRASLLSLVDRLLVIDRGQILADGPKAAVMEALKKGQISVA